The Deinococcus aquaticus genomic interval ACCCGACCCCGGCGTGAACCCGTCCGATACCGTCACAGTCACCCCGCAACTCGCCAGGATGCCCGTCAACCCGATTGCCGCCAACGCCAGTTTCTTCATACCACCCACTGTGCCCGCCGAACCTGACCGGGACGTGATGAATCCCTCAGCAAACCTGAGAAAAAGAACAAGCCCCCGCGCGAAGCAGGGGCCGAAAGTGTGAAGCTGGGAATTACTGGCTGAGCGGCTGAGCAGTGCTGGCGAGGGTGCACTTGCGGTACACGGGCGTCAGGCCAAGGTTCTTGCTGGTGATGGTAAAGCTGGAGCCGGTAGAGGTATTGATCGTGAGGTCGGCGTAGAAGCCACCCTCAACGCGGTCGCTCGCGTTCACCTTCTTGACCGGTAGCTCGTTCGGGCTCACCACGATGCTATTGGGCAGGAATTTGCCCGTTGCAGAGTTGAAGTCAAAAATGGCCTTGTAATCGCCGTTGCTGTCCTTTTTGAGATCGCTCGCTTGCAGGGTGACTTCCTGGTTGTAGACGTTCGTCTTATCGCCTTTAACAGCGACCTTGACAGAAGTGATCGTGCCACCCGTGGCGAACTTCACGATCACCTGGGTTGAGCGGGCGCGGCTGACCGTGCTGGGGTTGGTGATCTCGTCGCACCCCACAAAAGCCATCTGCCCGTCGGTGGCGTATTCCGTGGAAACGCCAATGACGCGTCCGCTTCCACTCCCGTCGGGGGCGACTCCGGCGCTTCCGCACGCTGCGAGGATGCCGCTCAGACCGACTGCTGCTGCCAGGATTCTTTTCATGCCTCTCACTTTGCCTGCCGGGCCTGATCTGCACGTGACGGGCCGCTGAGGAAACCTTCAGTTCCGTGAATGCTGCGCGGCAGGGTAAAGGGGCGGCCCACCGCCGGGCGTGCCAGGGTGGGCCGGGGGGCGTGGCGGCGGGTCAGGCCATGCTGAGGGGGGCGCTGAGTGCGGCGGCCTGCGGGTCCAGGCGCGGCACCTGCGGCAGCGGGTGGCCGTCCGGGCCGAGGACCGTGCCGTACATCATGTGCGGCGTGGCGTGGTCGATGCGGACGCGGTACACGCCGGGGCCGGTCGCGCCGATGGCGGCGGGGACGATGGTGGGGTGGTTGCCGCGCGTGTGGCCTTCCAGGAAGCCGTCGCTGTGCGCGTCGCCGCGAATCAGGACTTCCTGCGTGGTGCCGACCTTGGCGGTGTTCTTGCGGGCGCTCCAGTCTTTCTGCCTGGCGATCAGGCGTTCCAGGCGTTCGGTTTTCACTTCGCGGGGCAGGTCGTCGAAGTGCTTGTAGCTGGGCGTGCCGGGGCGGGCGCTGTACGCGAACATGTACGCGCTGTCGTACCCGACCTCGTCGTACAGGCTGAGGGTCTGCGCGAAGTCGTCCTCGGTCTCGCCTGGGAATCCGACGATGATGTCGGTGGCGAGCACGACGTGAGGGAGGTGTTTCTTGATGTCCGCGACGTGCGCGAGGTACTGCTCGCGGGTGTACTCGCGGGCCATGCGGCGCAGGACGCTGTTGCTGCCGCTCTGGACGGGCAGGTGCACGTACTCGCAGATGGCGGGCGTGTCGGCCATGGCGGCGGCGACGTCCTCGGTGAAGTTCATGGGGTGGCTGGTCGTGAATTTCACGCGGCGTACGCCGCTGCGGCCCACCATGCGCAGCAGGTTCGCGAAGGTGGGGTACCCGCCCAGCCGGGCGCCCTGGTCCACTCCGTACGCGTTGACGTTCTGGCCCAGCAGCGTGACTTCCTGCACGCCCGCCGCGAGTTGCAGGTCCAGTTCACGCAGGATGTCGTCCGGGTGGCGGCTGACCTGCGGGCCGCGCGTGGTGGGCACGATGCAGTACGTGCAGTGGTGATCGCAGCCGCGCATGATCGTCAGGTGCGCCTGCAACTGCCCGGCCGGGGCGGGCGGAACGTGGTCGTGCAGTTCATCCCGGAACGCCAGTCCCCAGAAGCGCTCGTTGCTTTCCAGCGCCTTGCCGATATCCAGCAGGCTGCCCGGCCCGAGCAGGATGTCCACGCCGAACTTGCGGGCCATCTGCTGCCCTTCTTCCAGCTGCGCGAGGCAACCCATCATGCCGATCACCAGGGAGCG includes:
- the miaB gene encoding tRNA (N6-isopentenyl adenosine(37)-C2)-methylthiotransferase MiaB, producing the protein MKAMIVTYGCQMNEYDTHLVQSQLVSFGADIVDSVDVADFVLLNTCAIRGKPVEKVRSLLGDLRKIKARRSLVIGMMGCLAQLEEGQQMARKFGVDILLGPGSLLDIGKALESNERFWGLAFRDELHDHVPPAPAGQLQAHLTIMRGCDHHCTYCIVPTTRGPQVSRHPDDILRELDLQLAAGVQEVTLLGQNVNAYGVDQGARLGGYPTFANLLRMVGRSGVRRVKFTTSHPMNFTEDVAAAMADTPAICEYVHLPVQSGSNSVLRRMAREYTREQYLAHVADIKKHLPHVVLATDIIVGFPGETEDDFAQTLSLYDEVGYDSAYMFAYSARPGTPSYKHFDDLPREVKTERLERLIARQKDWSARKNTAKVGTTQEVLIRGDAHSDGFLEGHTRGNHPTIVPAAIGATGPGVYRVRIDHATPHMMYGTVLGPDGHPLPQVPRLDPQAAALSAPLSMA